CCCTCCGCTCCTCCGGCCCCGGCCTTAATCCAGCGCCGGCTCGCTCCCGTCGAGCATCTTCACCTTGTTGTGCTTGAAATACTCGCGCGTCAGCGCCTTCACCATCGTGGCCCGCTGATCATACAACCGCCGCAACTTCCGCGGCTTGTGCTTGGCCAGGGCGTAATGCGTAAAAATCGGCATCGCTATCGTCGTGTCCGTGTAGCACACCACCGCGTCCGGCAGCCGGTCCGGATCCACCTTCCCCCAACTGACCGCCTCGCTCGGCGTCGCCCCGGACAGCCCCCCGGTGTCGGGCCGCGCGTCCGTGATCTGGAAAAAGTAATCCTGCCCGTATTCCTTGATCCGCAGCACCTCCTGAATCTGCGGCTCCGTCTGCAACATGAAGTTCTTCGGACTGCCCCCGCCCCACAACACCACCCCGCTCTTCCCCCCCGACCGCTTCGCCGCCAGCACAAACGCGGTGGTCTCGTTCACATCAATCGAGGGATTGATCCGCAGCTTGTTGCCCCGCAACTCCACCCCCGCCACATTCATCCCAATCGTCGAATCCCCCGGCGACGACGTGTAGCACGGCACCCCCGCCCGATACGCCGCCGCCAGCACCGACACATCCTTCAGCCCCGCCTTCCGCTCCCACTCCGCGCAATACCGCCCCAGCAGATAATGCAGCTCCGCCGTCCCCATCTCCTTCTGAAACTCCGGCTGGATGAGGATCGACCGCAGAATCTCATCCGTCGCCATCAGGCAGTCGCTGTACCCGATCAGCACATCATAAATCCGCACAATGTCGTTCTGCCGCAGCTCCGTGTCGTCCAGCTTGAAACTGCCCACCCGCACCGGAAAATTCAGCGCAAAATGCATGTCGTGGTACAAAATCGCCCCCGTGGACACGATCCAGTCCACAAACCCCGCCTTGATCAGCGGGATAATGCACGAACACCCCAGCCCCGCCGGCGTCAGCGCCCCCGACAGGCTCATCCCAATCGTCACCTCCGGCTCCAGCATCTTCTGCACAAACAACTGGCACCCCTCCTTCAACCGCGCCGAGTTGTAGGCCAGAAACACCTCGTCCACCAGATACTCCACCGATTCCTTCCCCGTCAGATTCTTCGGCAGAATCCGCTTCCCCGAAAGATACCGGTCCCGATGCGGGCATTTCTTCTTCTTCAGCCAGTCCGGCATGTCGCTCAAATCCTCACGATATCGGCTGTGACGTTTCTCTTTCATGATATGTCGCCTTGCTGCGTTGTTCCCAAAGCCGACTTAATGTACGTCTCCGCCCGCGCTTGCCAATCTTTTTCGCTCCCCGCCTCCTCCCCCCCATCCCCCTGCCCCCTTCCCCATTGTCAACCGCCCCGTTTTGGGGCATGGTATCTACAGAAGACCGGCGCGTTGTGCCCAAGGCATTCAAATCGCTGAAAGGACAGTTGCTGCTGGACGGCGGCAAGCTGGGGGGCTCTTTCTTTCATCGCACCGTCGTCCTGGTCTGCCAGCACGATGCCGAGGGCGCCTTCGGCCTGGTCTTGAACCGCCCCACCCAGACCAAAATCGGCGAAGCCGTCGTGGCCGACCTGCCCGAGGTGCTCAAAGAACAAACCCTCTACCTCGGCGGCCCCGTCCAGACCAACGCCCTCAGCTATCTGCACTCCGACCTCTTCCTCCCCAACGCCAGCGTCATGCCCAACCTCAACCTGGGCCATTCCCTCGACTCCCTCATCGAGCTTGCCCAGTCCAGCTCCCCCACCCAGAAGGTCAAGGTCTTCGCCGGTTACGCCGGCTGGAGCCCCGGCCAGCTCGATGAAGAAATGCGCCGCAAGGCCTGGCTCACCCACCCCGCCTCCCTCGACCTAATCTTCACCGACGAGCCCGAAAAATTGTGGCAGACCATCCTCCGCGCCAAAGGCCCGGAATACCGCCTCCTCTCCCAAACCCCCAAAGACCTCTCCTGGAATTACCCCCCCGCTCCCGCCTCCCCCGCCACCGCAACCACCAGCAGCTTGTCCACCCGGTGCCCGTCCATGTCCAGCACCTCCACCTCATACGGCCCCGCCCGAAATCGATCGCCTTCCACCGGCACCCGCCCCAGTTGTTTCATCACCCACCCCCCCACCGTCCGGTAATCCCGCCCCGCCCCCTCGTCCACCGGCAACCCGGCGCAGCACCTCTGCAGCTCCCCCACCTCCAGCAGCCCATCCACCAGCCAGGAGCCGTCGGGCCGCGCCACCGCGCACGGCCGGCTCCGCTCCTGCGGCGACGGAAAATCACCCAGCACCGCCTCCATCAGATTATGCAGCGTCACCAGGCCGGCAATGCTCCCGTATTCATCGGTCACCAGCGCCACCTGCTGCCCGGTCTGGCGAAAGGTCTCCAACAACGTCGTCGCCCGCTGGCTGAACGGCGCGTAAAGCGGCGGCGTCACCAAATCCGCCAGCCGCAGCGGCGCCCCCGCCCCTAGCTGGGCATACAGGGCCTTGACCGTCACCAGCCCCACCACTTGATCCCGCGTCCCCCCATACACCGGAAACACCGAATGCCCGCTCACCACCACCTTGTGCCATACCTGCTCCGGCGGATCCTCCACCTGCAGCCAGAATATCTTGGCCCGCGGCGTCATCAAATCCGCCAGCCGCAACCGGTCCAAATGCAGCACCCGCTCAACCATCTGCGGCTCCGCCTGATGAAACACCCCCGCCCGCCGCCCCTCCTCCATCAACACCCGCACCTCCTCCTCCGTCACCGGCG
The window above is part of the Verrucomicrobiia bacterium genome. Proteins encoded here:
- the speY gene encoding deoxyhypusine synthase codes for the protein MKEKRHSRYREDLSDMPDWLKKKKCPHRDRYLSGKRILPKNLTGKESVEYLVDEVFLAYNSARLKEGCQLFVQKMLEPEVTIGMSLSGALTPAGLGCSCIIPLIKAGFVDWIVSTGAILYHDMHFALNFPVRVGSFKLDDTELRQNDIVRIYDVLIGYSDCLMATDEILRSILIQPEFQKEMGTAELHYLLGRYCAEWERKAGLKDVSVLAAAYRAGVPCYTSSPGDSTIGMNVAGVELRGNKLRINPSIDVNETTAFVLAAKRSGGKSGVVLWGGGSPKNFMLQTEPQIQEVLRIKEYGQDYFFQITDARPDTGGLSGATPSEAVSWGKVDPDRLPDAVVCYTDTTIAMPIFTHYALAKHKPRKLRRLYDQRATMVKALTREYFKHNKVKMLDGSEPALD
- a CDS encoding YqgE/AlgH family protein, whose protein sequence is MVSTEDRRVVPKAFKSLKGQLLLDGGKLGGSFFHRTVVLVCQHDAEGAFGLVLNRPTQTKIGEAVVADLPEVLKEQTLYLGGPVQTNALSYLHSDLFLPNASVMPNLNLGHSLDSLIELAQSSSPTQKVKVFAGYAGWSPGQLDEEMRRKAWLTHPASLDLIFTDEPEKLWQTILRAKGPEYRLLSQTPKDLSWNYPPAPASPATATTSSLSTRCPSMSSTSTSYGPARNRSPSTGTRPSCFITHPPTVR